The following is a genomic window from Sphingobacterium spiritivorum.
ATTATATCTCCCGGGTTCTTTGTGAAAACAGAGATAAACCCGAACTGAGCTGCCACGGGCAATGTGTATTGATGAAAAAAATCAAAAAACTGGAAGAGAAAGAGCATAATCAGGATATGCAGATTATCAAACAGCTAAATGAACTCATCTATACACAGATGACATTTGACTGGTCTCCTGCTCCCCTTATTATTCAGGCAACAGATACCAGACAGTATATAACCGACACACCGCATATATCTTCCGCATATGCTCTTTCGCTTTTCAAACCTCCACGTATATCGTAATTGCTTATTACTTCATGATTCCAGGCTACATAAGCCCCGGTTGCGACACCGTCCCTGTTCAGGATATTATTTTATCCGGAATATACTGTAGTATTACCGAGTAAAAAGATATGTACCTAAATACCGGATCAAGGTACCGGATCATACCCCTTCGCATACATACTGCTCTGTCACAGACGCAGATGCAGGATCATTATTACATTACGATATTACTATGTCTAACTCTACTTTATCTATACTTTTCGCTATCCTGATCTATGCAGGTAGTCACCCCGGCGTTGTACACGCACAATCCGCAGACACTGTCCGAAGACTCGAAGAAGTCGTTATTAATACAGAACACAAAAAATATAAAACAGATACTGTCAGCACCATCACCCGCACACAGACACCTCTGTTGCAGACGCCCCAGTCTATTCAGGTAATCAGCCAGCAAACAATTCTCGATCTGCAGGCATCGACCCTCAATGAACTTTCTTCTGTCATGACAGGAGTCAAGGCCAATAGCGGAATGGGCTCTTTCAGTATGCGCGGATTTACTGGCTATTATCCTTTCGGATCGGGTTTTATTACGTTTAACGGTGTCCGCGGCAACCTCTATCTATGGAGTCAGCAACCCTTGTTGTATAATGTACAGCAGGTAGAAGTGCTGCGCGGACCTGCAGCAGTCTTGTTTAGTGAAGGCGCACCGGGAGGTGTCATCAACTTTACGACTAAAAAACCATTGTCAGCAAAGCAGTTACAGCTGACAGCTTCATATGGCAGCTGGAATTCCAAACGATTCTCTGCAGATATGACCGGGCCACTGAGCAAAGACCGTAAATGGCTATACAGAGCAATAGCGGGATATGATCAGGGAAATAGCTTCCGCGATTATCAGGATGTGCGCAATCTGTTACTGGCCCCTTCGCTTACCTATCTCATTAATGATAAAAGCAAACTGGATCTGGAAGTCAATTATGCTTACGCTAAAGCTGTACAGCAATATGACAGAGGCACTTATGTATACACCAGGCCGGACGGCAGTTTTGACTTTAATTATTATCCGGACAATCTGACGATACAAAGCCCAAGTGATTATGGCAAAACGCATAACACATCCGTTACGCTGACCTACGAAAACAAATTATCCAAAGATCTCAGATTATCAGTTATACAGCGTTATATCCGAAGCAAATTTGATTATACAGATCACATTGTAAGCGGGATCATCCGCAATGATTCCATCAGCAGAGGATATCAGGACTGGCTATACGATCAATACAACTGGCAGACTACTGGTTTTCTGGAATACAAAATCAAAACAGGTGCCCTGGAGCATCAGGTATTAGGCGGTGTAGATTATAACAATTACGGCTGGTACAAGAATGATTACAGAAATTCAGCGGCGACACGTATCAGTATTTTTAATCCGGATTATAGTCTCGATCCTCCCGCAGCCAATCCCGAAAAAGATTATTATGATGACAACAAACAGCGTATCAGCTTAATTGGCTCCTATATACAGGATCAGATCAGTTATAAAAATTTAACGCTCTTACTGTCTATGCGATATGATTCTTATGACTTAGTCCGAACTCCCCTTTCGGCACGTGACAGTGAGCAGGGAAATCAATCTAAGACCGATGCATGGATACCCCGGGTAGGTCTGGTCTATGCTATACAAAAAAACCTTACTGTCTACGGAAGTTATACCAAATCCTTCACTCCTCAGAACTCTAATAGTGTCAAAAACGGAGGTCCATTTCCGCCGCGTATTGCTACACAATATGAAGTCGGAGCTAAAAGCTCAGTCTGGCAGGATCGCATCTCTCTGATGTTAGCTGCTTACAACATAGACTATACGAATATTCTGGCTGCAGCGCCAACGGATGATAACCCTAATCATCAGGTTGCTATCGATGGAACACGGAGTAAAGGAATAGAAGCTACAGTACAGGGAAGTATACAGAATTTCAGTGTTATTGCCGGATACGCATACAACGATCATGTGCTTACGGCAGACAATACACTCGGAACAAAAGGAAGTCGTTTTCAGAATGCACCAAAGCATCTGGCTAATCTGTGGTTAAAGTATAATGTACCATCAGGCATGGCGAAAGGCCTGGGAGTCGGTCTAGGTGGCCGCTATATGAGTGATCAGCTGGGATTCCAGTCTAATCCCAAATTTATAATCCCTTCATCTAAGGTGTATGATGCGATGATCAATTATGACAGAAACAACTGGGGGCTACAGCTCAACTTTTACAATATCAGCAATGAACGGTATTTTATAGGCGGAAACTCGAGAACTGTAACCGCTTCCCTTGGAAATCCGTTTAATTTCAGAATCGGCATGAACTATACCATTAGATAATATGGCATCTTCCACTAAAATATGGAGACAGTTGTTCCGGTTACATAGCCTTGCCGGATTGATTACAGGAATCTTTTTGCTCCTGTTGGGTATCAGCGGATCTGCTTTGGTATTTATGGAGGAAATAGATGCCATGCTCAACAGGGATATCCTGCGTGTAGAAAAAAAGGAACAAACACTTCCCTTGAATAAGTTGTATGCTATTGCTACATCACAATATCCGAATCTGGGCGGAATTGGTTGGACCAATCCTGAAGCCGATCCGGATGAAGCGTCCAACTTCAGGTTATATCTTAATGATGGAAAAGTATACACCTATGATCTGGCTATTCTGACAATCAATCCTTATACGGGTGCACTGATCAGATCAGGCCGGTACGACGATCTTCATTCCGGCATCATGCAATGGCTGTTTCAGTTTCACTTTTCCTTTCATCTGGGTATGCCAGGCGCACTGCTCACTGCCATTCTGGGCATCACCATGCTTGTTTCCTGCATCACAGGACTGATTGTATACCGGAAACAGCTCTGGAAAGTGATTACATTCCGGGTACGGATCGACTGGAAAAAGCGCAGGCGGCTTACTTCAGATCTGCACCGTATTATTGGTGTATGGGCATTGCTGTTTAATCTTATTATTTTCTTTACCGGATTCTGGATGAATCTGTTTGCCTTTCAACCCGAAAGCTGGAAGAAAAAGATGATAGAAAATCCTGTACATAACAGTGGATTATTGCCTATGGATGATTTGCTACAGGTTGCGAAACATGCCATGCCTCAATTAGCAATAGAACATATCTATATGCCTGCACAGGAAGGGCAATTATTCAGAGTCAGCGGTTCACTCCCCGGAGACAGCAAATTATTTGGGAACAGTTCCATAGCAATCAATCCGTTGACAGGCGGCATTGAAAGAAAGACTATACAACAGGAATTATCTTTTTCAAAAAAACTGGAGGCCGCTATACAACCTTTACATGTCGGATCATATGGCGGTTATCCTATCAAATTTTTATATATTCTCATCGGATTGACTCCGGGAATATTATCAGTCACCGGATACCTACTCTATCTCAAACGAACAAAAGGAAAGGTGAAAAAAGAAGCTGTAGCTGTACCTGAGCAAACAAAAAGGCGCTGTCATTAGAGACAGCACCTTTTTGTAATAATCGTTATTATTGATATCGTCTAACAGGTAAACAGATCCATACGATTACTTGACAGCCTGCAATATCCGGTGAAAGATTTCAGTATTAGGATAATAACCTGTAAACTTATCTGATTGCGGACCATATATAAATACGGGAACCGGAATACTGGTATGATCATTACTGCTGAAATTTCCGCGTGCATAGCCTTTTTTCTCATCACTATCCAGCAAGGTAAGCCCGCCGGTTTCATGATCTGCAGTAACGATGACCAGCGTATGTCCATCCTGATCTGCATAGCGCAGCGCCTCACCTACAGTCTGATCAAAATCCAGTGTTTCTGTAATGACATACGGCAGATCATTTGCGTGTCCGCCATAATCAATCTGTGCCCCTTCAGCCATAATAAAGAATCGCTCATGCTGTTTGTCCAATATGCTTAAACTCTCTTTCAGCAATTCCTTTAATACTGCTTGGCGCCCATTCTTAACCGGCCTGGTATAGGCCGCATCCAGAAATACAATCTGTCTTTTACCATCCTTTGCCAATTGCGGTGTATGTCCGTAAGTAATCCCTTTTTGCTGCATAACTGTACGATATTGTGCAGCCTCATCTCCTTTGAACCATCCGGGGGTACCTCCTGCCAGTATATCAAAAGAGGCTTGTAATGCCTGTCTTGCTATGGCGCGGGAGGAATCCCGCTCTGCAGCATGTGCATAGAATACAGCAGGTGTGGCATCCGTCAGGTCACCTGTAGATAATATAGCAGATCCCCAGCCCATTTTATTCAGACTGTCTGCCAGACTGATCATCGGATTTCCTTCTGCATCTACAGCTATGCTTCGGTTATTTGTTTTATGACCTGTAGCGATAGCTGAACCTCCGGCCGCTGAATCCGTATTGTCTGAATTAGCAGCTTCAGTACGCGAAAGACCGATCTTATGCATAGCCGACATGTGTAGCGCTCCGTAGTTGGCTGCCATTGCAGCTTTCACCTGAGCCAGTCCCATTCCATCACCGATCAGGAGAATCACTTTCCGGATATCACGGTCAGTCCCGTCACTCTGATAAGTCGGCATATATATGCTTTGTGGTTCCGCCTGACGGAACTGCTCATATGGAAGACGATCGATAAACCGGGCCAAAGCTTCCGGCTGATCTGTATTGATCCAATAAACGCCTAATTTATGAAGTTCCTGCCAGGTATTGGGGCTGTCATGGTTTCCCCAAAACCGAAAAGGAATATGCTGTTGTTTAGCCACCGCTACGGCAGCTTTGATCTTTTCCTTATCCGCCGGTACAGGAGTACCTTTACCGTTCCAGTTGGTATATGCTTTGAGGTCGGCGCTCAACATCGCAATCCGTTTCCATTGATCTGCTGTATAAGGCTGTCCTACCAGTCCGTCAAAAGAT
Proteins encoded in this region:
- a CDS encoding TonB-dependent siderophore receptor gives rise to the protein MSNSTLSILFAILIYAGSHPGVVHAQSADTVRRLEEVVINTEHKKYKTDTVSTITRTQTPLLQTPQSIQVISQQTILDLQASTLNELSSVMTGVKANSGMGSFSMRGFTGYYPFGSGFITFNGVRGNLYLWSQQPLLYNVQQVEVLRGPAAVLFSEGAPGGVINFTTKKPLSAKQLQLTASYGSWNSKRFSADMTGPLSKDRKWLYRAIAGYDQGNSFRDYQDVRNLLLAPSLTYLINDKSKLDLEVNYAYAKAVQQYDRGTYVYTRPDGSFDFNYYPDNLTIQSPSDYGKTHNTSVTLTYENKLSKDLRLSVIQRYIRSKFDYTDHIVSGIIRNDSISRGYQDWLYDQYNWQTTGFLEYKIKTGALEHQVLGGVDYNNYGWYKNDYRNSAATRISIFNPDYSLDPPAANPEKDYYDDNKQRISLIGSYIQDQISYKNLTLLLSMRYDSYDLVRTPLSARDSEQGNQSKTDAWIPRVGLVYAIQKNLTVYGSYTKSFTPQNSNSVKNGGPFPPRIATQYEVGAKSSVWQDRISLMLAAYNIDYTNILAAAPTDDNPNHQVAIDGTRSKGIEATVQGSIQNFSVIAGYAYNDHVLTADNTLGTKGSRFQNAPKHLANLWLKYNVPSGMAKGLGVGLGGRYMSDQLGFQSNPKFIIPSSKVYDAMINYDRNNWGLQLNFYNISNERYFIGGNSRTVTASLGNPFNFRIGMNYTIR
- a CDS encoding PepSY-associated TM helix domain-containing protein, giving the protein MASSTKIWRQLFRLHSLAGLITGIFLLLLGISGSALVFMEEIDAMLNRDILRVEKKEQTLPLNKLYAIATSQYPNLGGIGWTNPEADPDEASNFRLYLNDGKVYTYDLAILTINPYTGALIRSGRYDDLHSGIMQWLFQFHFSFHLGMPGALLTAILGITMLVSCITGLIVYRKQLWKVITFRVRIDWKKRRRLTSDLHRIIGVWALLFNLIIFFTGFWMNLFAFQPESWKKKMIENPVHNSGLLPMDDLLQVAKHAMPQLAIEHIYMPAQEGQLFRVSGSLPGDSKLFGNSSIAINPLTGGIERKTIQQELSFSKKLEAAIQPLHVGSYGGYPIKFLYILIGLTPGILSVTGYLLYLKRTKGKVKKEAVAVPEQTKRRCH
- a CDS encoding alkaline phosphatase produces the protein MIIKTVKVIIWGALMLTHLYSFGQQQSNLLDSLMFKGASVSSDLQIKGHSHNDYAQDIPFYKAYYAGMESIEADVFLRDGVLYVAHDKSEIKKDKTLESVYLSPIAKVMKENGGHVFKDRRKKLQLMIDIKEDHVVVLDALIRLLSSRPELADRSKNPDAVKIVISGDRPAPSDFKKYPQWISFDGLVGQPYTADQWKRIAMLSADLKAYTNWNGKGTPVPADKEKIKAAVAVAKQQHIPFRFWGNHDSPNTWQELHKLGVYWINTDQPEALARFIDRLPYEQFRQAEPQSIYMPTYQSDGTDRDIRKVILLIGDGMGLAQVKAAMAANYGALHMSAMHKIGLSRTEAANSDNTDSAAGGSAIATGHKTNNRSIAVDAEGNPMISLADSLNKMGWGSAILSTGDLTDATPAVFYAHAAERDSSRAIARQALQASFDILAGGTPGWFKGDEAAQYRTVMQQKGITYGHTPQLAKDGKRQIVFLDAAYTRPVKNGRQAVLKELLKESLSILDKQHERFFIMAEGAQIDYGGHANDLPYVITETLDFDQTVGEALRYADQDGHTLVIVTADHETGGLTLLDSDEKKGYARGNFSSNDHTSIPVPVFIYGPQSDKFTGYYPNTEIFHRILQAVK